The Cohnella abietis genome has a segment encoding these proteins:
- a CDS encoding ABC transporter substrate-binding protein — MKRVYSLGTVVLLSTSLVVSGCGSNNKANESSPSNSATPSASSSASNGSGEKVKLTMGSWRTDDKAVYEKVFAEFNKQYPNIEIDFSPTKSTEYNTVLNTALQTGEGPDIIHLRPYAAGIGLGDSGFIEPINGLPGLEVFPADVMAASTGKDGNVYGVPMALNTVGIMYNKKIFKDNNLEVPKTWDELLKVSQSLKDNKIIPFGFGAKDGWILSMTQGAIGPAGYGGNEFVDKLLKGEKKFTDEEYVQSLQLMKDLVPYFPDKFTGIGYEDMRTFFATEQAAMYVLGDFDVGVIQTMNPALELGVFPIPSKVAGASPTVSTYVDGSYAVNAASKHKEEAKKFLEFATSKEFGNLFANEMKRVSPIPGVTATDPVIAQFAELANTASTPYLMVTNFNSGNPTTKVTLENSMQALYLNNMDAKKVAEELQKNVDTWFKP, encoded by the coding sequence ATGAAACGTGTTTACAGCTTAGGAACAGTTGTTTTACTCTCAACATCGCTCGTTGTATCTGGTTGTGGCAGCAATAACAAGGCAAATGAATCATCACCTAGTAATTCGGCGACACCGTCTGCATCATCTTCCGCATCTAATGGTTCTGGTGAGAAAGTAAAGCTGACCATGGGCAGTTGGAGAACAGATGACAAAGCGGTCTATGAGAAAGTATTTGCGGAATTCAACAAGCAGTATCCAAACATTGAAATTGACTTTTCACCTACAAAAAGCACAGAGTACAACACCGTTCTAAATACAGCTCTTCAAACGGGCGAGGGTCCTGACATCATTCACCTGCGTCCATATGCAGCAGGGATTGGACTGGGAGATTCCGGGTTCATTGAGCCAATTAACGGTCTGCCAGGTTTGGAAGTGTTCCCGGCTGATGTAATGGCGGCATCTACAGGCAAAGATGGCAACGTCTATGGCGTACCAATGGCGCTCAACACAGTAGGGATTATGTACAATAAGAAAATTTTCAAGGATAACAATCTGGAAGTGCCTAAAACTTGGGATGAGCTTCTGAAGGTTTCTCAATCATTGAAAGATAACAAGATCATTCCGTTCGGCTTCGGTGCTAAGGATGGCTGGATTCTGTCGATGACACAAGGCGCAATCGGTCCTGCTGGTTACGGCGGTAATGAATTCGTTGACAAGCTTCTCAAAGGCGAGAAGAAGTTTACAGATGAGGAATATGTACAATCCCTGCAGCTGATGAAAGATTTGGTCCCGTACTTCCCGGACAAATTTACAGGTATTGGCTACGAGGATATGAGAACGTTCTTCGCAACAGAGCAAGCTGCGATGTATGTTCTGGGTGATTTCGATGTAGGTGTAATCCAAACGATGAATCCTGCGTTAGAGCTAGGCGTGTTCCCGATTCCTTCGAAGGTTGCTGGTGCTTCACCGACTGTATCGACTTATGTGGATGGCTCTTATGCAGTTAACGCAGCATCGAAACATAAAGAAGAAGCTAAGAAATTCTTGGAATTCGCAACGAGCAAAGAATTCGGCAATCTGTTTGCTAATGAAATGAAACGCGTCAGCCCGATTCCTGGCGTAACGGCTACTGATCCGGTTATTGCTCAATTCGCTGAGCTGGCGAACACAGCGTCCACGCCATATCTAATGGTTACGAATTTCAATAGTGGCAATCCAACAACTAAGGTGACACTTGAGAATTCAATGCAAGCCTTATATTTGAATAATATGGATGCAAAGAAAGTAGCGGAAGAGCTTCAGAAGAATGTTGATACTTGGTTCAAGCCTTAA
- a CDS encoding serine hydrolase domain-containing protein, producing the protein MDKLIQMLCNWVEDRRVPGAVVDIRMKGEQIFQAAFGSANLSTVYDVASLTKVVATLPSILILAQSSKLSLSDPVQKFIPEFRHPKVTIEHCLRHVSGLPASLPGYRERYTRRDVRQEILSQELAFEPGERMIYSDLGMILIGWIVSRVSGLSLDVFIKDRIFKQLGMEDSCFNPPPSWMNRIAPTEWDGKGYLLGEVHDETCYRLGGVSGSAGLFSTADDLSRYAQIWLYPESLSLLTRKSVDGCTQASIEGRGLGWQIQDGKQADLACGPLWPIGSFGHTGFTGTSLWIDPIRELSVVLLTNAVHYGRDSEIKQLRSIFHDAVMTSLIDKHCTTREEI; encoded by the coding sequence ATGGATAAGCTGATTCAAATGCTGTGCAATTGGGTAGAGGACCGAAGGGTCCCCGGTGCAGTTGTGGATATTCGTATGAAGGGCGAGCAAATATTTCAGGCTGCTTTTGGAAGCGCTAACTTATCGACGGTATATGATGTTGCATCGTTAACGAAGGTAGTTGCCACACTTCCATCCATCCTAATACTTGCTCAGTCGTCGAAGCTCTCGCTTAGCGATCCCGTTCAGAAGTTTATTCCGGAGTTTCGTCATCCCAAGGTGACTATTGAACATTGCCTTAGGCATGTATCTGGTTTACCTGCTTCCCTTCCAGGTTATCGTGAGCGATATACGAGGAGAGATGTCCGACAGGAAATTTTATCACAAGAGCTTGCATTTGAGCCCGGCGAACGTATGATTTATAGCGACCTAGGTATGATTCTGATTGGGTGGATCGTATCTCGTGTTTCTGGGCTAAGCTTGGATGTCTTCATTAAAGACAGAATATTCAAACAATTAGGAATGGAGGATAGTTGTTTCAATCCTCCGCCGAGCTGGATGAATAGAATCGCTCCAACGGAATGGGATGGGAAAGGTTACCTCTTAGGCGAAGTCCATGACGAAACCTGTTATCGACTTGGTGGCGTATCCGGCAGTGCTGGGCTGTTCTCCACAGCTGATGATTTATCGCGTTACGCTCAAATTTGGCTCTACCCCGAAAGCCTTTCTCTCTTAACCCGGAAGTCGGTAGATGGTTGTACTCAAGCATCGATTGAAGGAAGAGGACTCGGATGGCAAATACAAGACGGTAAACAAGCGGACCTCGCTTGCGGTCCCCTTTGGCCGATTGGTAGCTTCGGTCACACGGGTTTTACCGGAACCAGCCTATGGATTGATCCCATAAGGGAACTGTCGGTTGTATTACTTACCAATGCGGTTCATTACGGCAGGGACAGCGAGATTAAGCAACTCAGATCCATTTTTCATGATGCCGTAATGACCTCATTAATAGATAAGCACTGCACAACAAGGGAGGAAATATGA
- a CDS encoding MurR/RpiR family transcriptional regulator, translating to MQGGLVSIKETYHTLKPQERTVADFILEHPEQIVKMSVQKLAELTGVSEATIVRLSRSLHFKGFQDLKMRIVADLAQTAQASMDTDSYQEIQVNSSVSALINSISHNNIQSIQDTLSVLSEQDVERAIDVIGSTRKICIFGIGASGVIAEDFMQKLTRIDRWCEAAYDFNSQATLAANLKAGDVAFGISYSGQTEDIIGSLSIAKQNGATIISLTKFGNNPVSELADIRLFTSSLEKSIRSGAMASRITQLNVIDILYVGIAQLKYDETVQLLERTRIAVSRSKRNG from the coding sequence TTGCAGGGTGGACTTGTTAGTATTAAAGAAACGTATCACACGTTAAAACCACAAGAACGAACGGTAGCCGATTTCATTCTGGAGCATCCAGAACAAATCGTGAAGATGTCTGTACAGAAGCTTGCGGAGCTGACGGGTGTCAGCGAGGCGACTATTGTCCGACTATCGCGTTCCCTGCATTTCAAAGGTTTTCAAGATTTGAAAATGCGGATTGTTGCCGACCTGGCACAAACTGCACAAGCATCCATGGATACGGACAGTTATCAGGAAATTCAAGTAAACAGTTCAGTATCGGCCTTGATTAACTCGATATCCCACAATAATATCCAGTCCATACAGGATACGTTGTCGGTATTGTCGGAACAAGATGTGGAGCGCGCTATTGATGTAATCGGCTCGACAAGAAAAATTTGCATTTTTGGTATTGGTGCATCGGGTGTCATTGCAGAGGATTTCATGCAAAAGCTTACCCGCATTGATCGTTGGTGCGAGGCAGCGTATGATTTCAACTCGCAAGCAACGTTGGCAGCGAACCTGAAGGCAGGAGATGTGGCGTTTGGTATTTCTTACTCCGGACAAACGGAAGATATAATCGGTTCACTCTCGATTGCGAAGCAAAACGGAGCCACAATTATTTCCCTCACTAAGTTCGGGAACAATCCGGTGTCGGAGTTAGCGGATATTCGACTGTTCACCAGCTCCTTGGAGAAAAGCATTCGTAGCGGGGCGATGGCTTCACGTATTACACAGTTAAATGTTATTGATATTTTGTATGTAGGAATTGCGCAATTGAAATATGACGAGACGGTTCAATTATTAGAGAGAACAAGAATTGCCGTGAGTCGTTCGAAGCGCAATGGATAA
- a CDS encoding HAD family hydrolase, translated as MNYKAIIFDLDNTLLNYSASELKSMQQTVQTHGLIHHESFTWDSFWIHYSKINMYYWNERNKSGHNIYQILELSFQDTLKELRLDHSDSKLLANLYWDTFCNACDFEEHATDILSHLHGKYNLAIISNGIGQAQRCRLAVGKIEHYFDALVISDEVGYWKPDKEIFAEALKRLNIHHSEALFVGDSLNDDYFGALNAGIDFCYYNRMSNPIDTSIRPKFMIDSLNKISDFLASQ; from the coding sequence ATGAATTATAAAGCTATTATTTTCGACTTAGACAATACTTTGTTAAATTACTCGGCGAGTGAATTGAAGTCGATGCAACAAACGGTGCAAACGCACGGTCTAATTCATCATGAGTCGTTTACTTGGGATAGCTTTTGGATTCATTACAGTAAAATCAACATGTATTATTGGAACGAAAGAAACAAGTCCGGCCACAATATTTATCAGATATTGGAGCTGTCCTTTCAGGACACGCTTAAAGAGCTTAGGCTGGACCATTCCGACTCTAAACTACTGGCTAATTTGTACTGGGATACTTTCTGTAACGCATGTGACTTTGAAGAGCATGCGACGGATATATTGTCTCATTTGCACGGTAAATACAACCTAGCGATTATATCCAACGGAATCGGGCAAGCCCAAAGATGCAGGCTCGCCGTAGGAAAAATAGAGCATTACTTTGATGCTTTGGTTATTTCCGATGAAGTCGGGTACTGGAAACCGGATAAGGAGATATTTGCAGAAGCTCTAAAAAGATTGAACATCCATCATTCAGAGGCACTATTTGTAGGGGATTCATTAAATGACGATTACTTTGGAGCATTAAACGCTGGTATAGACTTCTGTTATTACAATCGAATGAGCAATCCTATTGATACTAGTATTCGTCCAAAATTTATGATCGATAGCTTAAACAAAATCAGCGACTTTTTAGCTTCTCAATAG
- a CDS encoding GyrI-like domain-containing protein gives MQRNESVLIEKESFNAIGLKWVGTFAEAGAGGIRVVQAEMLNRLKEISHIIHPKTLLGLSYHITEGGFTHFAAVEVEQVENIPEGMTAITVPKLIYASCEHKGDQNIDASYKDIYNWIEGRGFELSKGDLTHLEEYPLHQDPYTKDPEFVIMIPIEKLKSR, from the coding sequence ATGCAAAGAAATGAATCGGTATTGATTGAGAAAGAGTCTTTCAACGCTATTGGTTTAAAATGGGTAGGGACATTTGCGGAAGCAGGAGCGGGTGGCATTCGGGTCGTTCAAGCTGAAATGCTTAATCGATTAAAAGAGATTAGCCACATTATTCATCCGAAAACCTTGTTAGGTTTATCCTATCACATAACTGAAGGTGGATTTACTCACTTTGCAGCAGTTGAGGTCGAGCAAGTAGAGAACATCCCAGAAGGTATGACCGCGATTACTGTTCCCAAGCTGATCTATGCGAGTTGTGAGCATAAGGGGGATCAGAATATAGATGCATCGTATAAAGATATTTATAATTGGATTGAGGGTAGGGGCTTTGAGTTGAGTAAAGGCGATCTTACTCATTTGGAAGAATATCCGTTGCACCAAGATCCGTACACTAAGGATCCTGAATTTGTAATTATGATACCTATTGAGAAGCTAAAAAGTCGCTGA
- a CDS encoding phosphotransferase, with the protein MGKVFGNSYLIANVTRMHGGAQKVVYKIDCSNGFSCVLYVWDLTMNYFQEEIANENINAQSYGSHLFEINNRYLTAQGIRTPACHDLNKERKCYSFDYALVEYVSGHKAEVYFQHSDLRVQDQVFQRLGDMITRMHGNETHFYGKPDHGGSNAGECYLLQMENANMQLAYASQHIDSIRTNQSRLLDKLYELESRIEPRSRYGFIHGELGPDHVLVTDDLEPYLIDIEGAEFYDIEHEHSFLEFRFGDFYRYLKNDNLDPDRMLFYRFHHHISLTSGGLKLLHRGYPDQQFAKDLAVHHTRCALQFIED; encoded by the coding sequence ATCGGAAAGGTTTTTGGCAACAGTTATTTAATTGCAAATGTAACGAGAATGCATGGTGGTGCACAAAAGGTGGTTTACAAAATAGACTGTAGCAATGGATTTTCCTGTGTTCTTTACGTGTGGGATCTTACCATGAATTATTTTCAAGAGGAAATAGCTAACGAGAATATTAACGCACAATCCTATGGGAGCCATTTATTCGAAATAAACAACAGATATTTAACTGCTCAGGGTATTAGAACCCCGGCTTGTCATGATCTGAATAAGGAGAGGAAGTGTTACTCTTTCGATTATGCTCTCGTTGAATATGTATCTGGACATAAAGCTGAAGTTTATTTCCAGCATTCGGATTTACGAGTTCAAGATCAAGTGTTTCAGCGGCTGGGAGATATGATTACTAGAATGCATGGCAACGAAACACATTTCTATGGAAAACCAGATCATGGTGGGAGTAACGCGGGGGAATGTTATCTTTTACAAATGGAAAATGCAAATATGCAGCTAGCTTATGCCTCCCAGCATATCGACAGCATCCGAACAAATCAAAGCAGGCTGCTTGATAAATTGTATGAGCTTGAATCTAGAATTGAACCTAGAAGTCGCTATGGATTCATACATGGAGAGCTTGGTCCTGACCATGTACTGGTTACCGATGATTTGGAACCCTATTTAATCGATATTGAAGGGGCTGAGTTCTACGATATCGAGCATGAGCATAGTTTCTTGGAGTTTCGATTTGGGGATTTCTACAGATATCTAAAAAATGATAATCTTGATCCTGACAGGATGTTGTTTTATCGCTTCCATCATCATATCTCTTTAACTTCGGGTGGTTTGAAGCTTCTTCATAGAGGATATCCGGATCAACAATTTGCAAAAGATCTCGCTGTTCATCATACCAGATGTGCGCTACAATTTATTGAAGATTGA
- a CDS encoding cache domain-containing sensor histidine kinase, producing MNLRSFYYKYFKTRYFNKLFLVYMCITASVFLLLCNFVIRNVNEMLIDKEIKFSDIVLLNMNDYINSQVKMIKVILQQTYLDTYAREDVFYFLENEMDSLTYLEKKPVFDNYFFSQFSRSEDIVNLYVHKNLDNQIYQYSKAVTSENFPYEHYKYPEMLIPKDSKGSNVIIHPAYSPYYYNSEQGGLAYALSIPIKRRGSSENIGTLIADLDPRGFGNILSRLDKEMSGNIIVLLNKDEVIYDSSGQYFKQQYPYSSLLDSKSASINGHDSIINKIASTIPGITIAYVIPKSSVLQKTEGIRTTIYFLTFLSILVCMILMLIGSNTFSRKVRIVVDAMKLNRNGNLDRRIPVKEARDEIDQIALSFNKMSDELTNYIEQVYLSEIERKDSQLQQKNLELKQKSVEFAALQARINPHFLYNTLEVIRMRALSAKEQSIADMIYILSDLFRSSMSSKYSASLEEELSHAEAYMNLFRIRYNDRIEYEVDIPDELLLNGMIKHILQPLLENYTIHGYKQGSSDNRLRITGYIENANVILQIEDNGKGIPPDKLEVLKARLETAYSSGDGSIGLTNVNGRLKIAFGEQYGLKLTSQVGQGTCVTIRFPQMTQKELKDYVESINRR from the coding sequence GTGAATTTACGTTCCTTCTACTATAAGTACTTTAAGACTCGCTATTTCAACAAGCTATTTTTAGTGTACATGTGCATTACGGCATCCGTCTTCCTGTTACTGTGCAACTTTGTCATTCGTAACGTTAATGAAATGCTCATAGACAAGGAAATCAAATTCAGCGATATCGTATTACTTAACATGAACGACTATATAAACTCTCAGGTTAAGATGATCAAAGTCATTTTGCAGCAAACCTATCTGGATACCTATGCACGGGAAGACGTATTTTATTTTCTAGAAAATGAAATGGACAGTCTTACTTATCTAGAGAAAAAACCGGTATTTGACAACTACTTTTTCTCACAATTTTCAAGATCAGAAGATATCGTTAATCTTTATGTGCATAAAAATCTGGACAATCAGATATACCAATATTCCAAAGCGGTAACGTCAGAAAATTTCCCCTACGAGCATTATAAGTATCCCGAAATGCTTATTCCTAAAGACAGCAAAGGCTCCAATGTAATTATCCACCCCGCTTATTCTCCCTACTATTACAATTCAGAGCAGGGAGGTCTAGCCTATGCGCTGTCTATCCCGATCAAGCGTAGAGGCTCGAGTGAAAACATTGGTACGTTAATAGCCGATCTTGATCCTCGGGGATTCGGAAACATCCTCTCCAGGCTGGATAAAGAAATGTCCGGTAATATAATCGTATTGCTAAACAAAGACGAAGTCATCTATGATTCTTCCGGTCAATACTTTAAGCAGCAGTACCCATACTCTTCATTGCTGGACAGCAAATCAGCCTCCATCAATGGTCACGACAGCATTATTAACAAGATTGCCTCTACCATTCCCGGTATCACGATCGCATACGTAATTCCCAAATCATCCGTACTTCAGAAGACAGAAGGAATCCGCACTACGATCTATTTCCTGACTTTTCTGTCTATCCTCGTATGCATGATCCTTATGCTTATCGGCTCTAATACCTTCTCGCGGAAGGTTAGAATCGTCGTCGATGCAATGAAGCTAAACCGTAACGGTAACTTGGATCGAAGAATTCCGGTTAAGGAGGCTCGAGACGAGATCGATCAAATCGCGCTTAGCTTCAACAAAATGAGCGATGAATTAACGAACTACATCGAGCAGGTTTACTTGTCAGAAATAGAACGCAAGGATTCACAGCTTCAGCAGAAAAATCTGGAACTCAAACAAAAGAGTGTCGAGTTTGCGGCGCTGCAGGCAAGAATCAATCCCCATTTTCTTTACAATACGCTTGAGGTTATTCGGATGAGGGCTCTTTCCGCTAAGGAACAATCCATCGCTGACATGATTTATATTTTATCAGACCTGTTCCGAAGCAGCATGAGTAGCAAATATTCTGCTTCCTTAGAGGAAGAACTGAGTCACGCTGAAGCATATATGAATTTGTTCAGAATTAGGTACAATGACAGAATTGAATACGAGGTTGATATACCGGATGAGCTGCTACTCAACGGTATGATTAAACATATCCTCCAGCCACTTCTGGAAAATTATACGATTCACGGCTATAAGCAAGGCTCTTCGGACAATCGACTGCGTATTACGGGCTATATAGAAAATGCAAATGTCATTCTGCAAATTGAAGACAACGGAAAAGGCATCCCTCCAGATAAATTGGAGGTATTAAAAGCTCGCCTAGAAACCGCTTATTCAAGCGGCGATGGGAGTATTGGACTAACAAATGTAAACGGTCGACTAAAAATCGCATTCGGTGAACAGTATGGGCTGAAGCTCACCAGCCAAGTGGGTCAAGGTACATGTGTTACGATTCGTTTCCCCCAAATGACCCAGAAGGAGCTCAAAGATTATGTTGAAAGTATTAATCGTCGATGA
- a CDS encoding response regulator transcription factor, whose translation MLKVLIVDDEPIILEGLTNIVNWNELGLEIAGCCVNGAEAVTLLEKINIDIVITDIKMPEMNGIDLIRHIKQQNWNTRCIVLSSYDDFQYVKEAALLSIENYLLKPVSTLELIATLENLTKKIESEQFTRIERQQEKNILRTNVVYRWMTDDIDKKELETRASLLDIQLHQDSFLVAMIKIAYDDKKIAQYKIKDKKLLRFAANNICNELVSQHADGMSIIDMNGDIAIIIYQETGLLNIQNVHEVLEKCIEHIHTLLDIDVFVTVGSIQRSYRQVPLSYTQAKNIQKLQLIYSYNHIVHYEDAAPFMEQDITMPRLDYDKLRVILSAKDKTAIQPYFEEVSSQLRDRRHFAPEYITNAVLGLTLHIEAVVEEISPKSNDFFKDTRDIFQGVYRLDTIEEMITSLQEIAYSAIDYFMKYEEQISPIIRLVLTYIEKHYADNIDLKQIAQEYKMTPLYLGQCFKKDVGEPFTQYVNKIRIDKAKELLRNTSLKTNEIAEKVGYINVNYFPTIFRKLVGVTPSIYQKKTQ comes from the coding sequence ATGTTGAAAGTATTAATCGTCGATGACGAGCCGATCATACTCGAAGGACTTACGAACATTGTGAACTGGAATGAGCTGGGATTGGAAATCGCTGGTTGCTGCGTAAACGGTGCCGAAGCAGTGACACTGCTCGAAAAAATAAATATCGATATCGTCATAACCGATATCAAAATGCCAGAGATGAACGGAATCGATCTCATCCGACACATCAAGCAACAGAATTGGAATACCCGATGCATCGTACTCAGCAGCTATGATGATTTCCAATATGTAAAAGAAGCAGCTCTGCTAAGCATTGAAAATTATTTACTCAAGCCAGTATCCACTCTTGAATTAATTGCTACTTTGGAGAATTTAACTAAGAAAATTGAAAGCGAGCAGTTCACTAGAATCGAACGGCAGCAGGAGAAGAATATTCTGAGAACAAATGTCGTCTATCGATGGATGACCGACGACATTGACAAGAAAGAGCTTGAAACACGTGCATCATTGCTTGATATCCAACTACACCAGGATAGCTTCCTCGTTGCGATGATAAAAATCGCTTATGATGATAAAAAAATAGCTCAGTATAAAATCAAAGACAAGAAGCTCCTCCGTTTTGCGGCAAACAATATTTGCAATGAGCTTGTGTCACAACACGCTGACGGGATGTCCATTATCGATATGAACGGGGATATCGCGATAATCATATATCAAGAAACCGGGCTATTAAACATTCAGAATGTGCACGAGGTGTTGGAAAAATGCATCGAGCATATCCATACATTGCTCGATATCGACGTGTTCGTAACAGTCGGATCCATACAGAGAAGCTATAGGCAGGTACCTCTTAGTTATACTCAAGCCAAAAACATTCAGAAGCTACAGCTCATCTACAGCTATAATCATATTGTTCATTATGAAGATGCTGCACCATTCATGGAGCAGGACATCACGATGCCCCGTCTGGACTATGACAAGCTACGCGTAATTTTATCCGCGAAGGATAAGACCGCGATACAGCCCTACTTCGAGGAAGTATCTTCCCAGCTGCGGGATAGGCGGCATTTTGCTCCGGAATATATTACGAATGCTGTTTTGGGACTGACTCTTCATATTGAAGCCGTGGTGGAGGAAATATCGCCTAAGTCTAATGATTTTTTCAAGGACACACGGGATATCTTCCAAGGAGTTTACCGACTGGACACGATTGAAGAGATGATCACCTCCCTACAGGAAATAGCATATAGCGCAATAGACTATTTCATGAAGTACGAGGAGCAGATCAGCCCAATTATCCGCCTTGTACTGACTTATATCGAGAAGCATTATGCAGATAATATTGATCTCAAACAGATTGCTCAGGAATACAAGATGACTCCTCTGTATTTAGGGCAATGCTTTAAGAAAGATGTCGGAGAGCCTTTCACTCAGTACGTCAACAAGATTCGCATCGACAAGGCCAAAGAACTTCTTCGTAACACAAGTTTGAAGACGAATGAAATCGCAGAGAAGGTTGGTTATATAAACGTTAATTATTTTCCAACGATTTTTCGTAAGCTGGTGGGGGTGACACCTTCCATATACCAGAAGAAAACCCAATGA
- a CDS encoding type 2 periplasmic-binding domain-containing protein: MKKGRFRNLFPLALVLVMVFTVVGCSSNNKENAAPSPTSSGNEVSSQPTESAEPSKEDITITVWPVTFAQNFPSGVQQDPVAKDIYEKTKVKIDVESHPTDEKFQAMLASGDLSDVIIPENTTQYVKQLIEGDNLVDLEPYLAQYAPDILKNAADAIEYSKKYQSNGTGKLYFIPSSIVNKPSPKIENKAIVGPFLRWDYYQDIGAPELKGYDDFLNAVKAMLDKHPTNESGQKFYGFSQWFDWDIWGIAMFPSFMEGKDYFANGLYQVDHATAEMESMLTAERSSMWLGVDFWNKAYKMGLLDPDALTQKYDTAIQKGSSNRVLAAIASWQLRDSNALLNKAGMPDKGYTPVPVPVTGGKNIYSNVGPFGSNRYWAVSKNAKSPERAVELINYFYTVENAETLYNGIKGVDWTEEGGKRKQSAAFLEGMKADPNYVLTSGAGKYNNIIGLNKEFINPNTNETLLIQSREALLESLIPVDKAMTEHYKVELPVDILPPDQKPYFDNYSYIAPFMPIAPDDIKRIDDKIINYVQSALAKMILTKDEAKYNAMKEEIISKVRAMDYDTSFNWYQTAFKEAKEKGEPFMK, from the coding sequence ATGAAAAAAGGTCGGTTTAGAAATCTGTTTCCCCTCGCTTTAGTTCTGGTTATGGTATTTACAGTAGTCGGATGTAGCTCGAACAATAAGGAAAACGCAGCTCCGTCTCCTACTAGTTCTGGTAATGAAGTAAGCTCACAGCCAACGGAGAGTGCAGAGCCTTCTAAGGAGGACATTACGATTACCGTTTGGCCTGTAACCTTCGCGCAAAACTTTCCATCAGGCGTGCAGCAGGATCCTGTCGCTAAGGATATTTATGAGAAGACCAAAGTCAAAATTGATGTAGAAAGTCATCCTACCGATGAGAAGTTTCAGGCCATGCTGGCAAGTGGGGATTTGTCTGATGTCATCATACCTGAGAATACGACGCAATATGTGAAGCAATTAATTGAAGGAGACAACTTGGTCGATCTGGAGCCCTATCTGGCTCAATACGCTCCGGACATATTGAAGAATGCAGCCGATGCTATTGAATATTCGAAAAAGTACCAAAGCAATGGCACAGGCAAGCTCTATTTCATTCCTTCAAGTATTGTTAACAAGCCAAGTCCAAAAATTGAAAATAAAGCAATCGTAGGTCCTTTCCTCAGATGGGACTACTACCAAGATATCGGTGCACCTGAGTTGAAGGGCTACGATGATTTCTTGAATGCAGTTAAAGCAATGCTGGATAAGCACCCAACGAATGAAAGTGGTCAGAAGTTCTACGGCTTCTCACAATGGTTTGACTGGGATATCTGGGGAATCGCAATGTTCCCATCGTTCATGGAGGGCAAGGATTATTTCGCAAACGGATTGTATCAGGTCGATCATGCCACGGCAGAAATGGAAAGCATGCTAACTGCAGAGCGTAGTTCGATGTGGTTAGGCGTTGATTTCTGGAACAAGGCTTATAAGATGGGGCTACTGGATCCTGATGCACTTACACAAAAATACGATACAGCTATTCAGAAGGGCTCATCCAACCGTGTGCTAGCGGCTATTGCAAGCTGGCAGTTACGCGACTCAAACGCTCTGCTTAACAAAGCAGGAATGCCGGATAAAGGGTACACTCCTGTTCCAGTTCCTGTGACCGGGGGTAAAAATATTTATTCAAATGTAGGTCCCTTCGGTAGTAACCGCTACTGGGCAGTTAGTAAAAACGCTAAATCTCCTGAAAGAGCTGTTGAACTCATTAACTATTTCTATACAGTAGAAAACGCTGAGACATTATACAATGGAATCAAGGGTGTCGATTGGACGGAAGAAGGCGGTAAGAGGAAGCAGAGTGCGGCCTTCCTTGAAGGGATGAAGGCGGATCCTAATTACGTGCTTACAAGCGGTGCGGGGAAATATAATAACATTATAGGATTGAACAAAGAGTTTATTAATCCCAATACTAACGAAACCCTTCTTATTCAGAGTAGAGAGGCTTTGCTAGAATCACTTATTCCCGTGGACAAAGCAATGACCGAGCACTATAAGGTTGAGCTTCCTGTGGACATTTTGCCTCCTGATCAGAAACCGTATTTCGACAACTATTCCTATATTGCTCCATTCATGCCAATCGCTCCGGATGATATTAAAAGGATCGACGACAAAATCATCAACTATGTCCAGTCTGCATTGGCTAAGATGATATTAACTAAGGATGAAGCTAAGTATAATGCAATGAAAGAAGAAATTATTTCAAAAGTGAGAGCAATGGATTACGATACCTCGTTCAATTGGTATCAGACCGCTTTTAAGGAAGCTAAAGAAAAAGGCGAGCCGTTCATGAAGTAA